One part of the Kitasatospora cathayae genome encodes these proteins:
- a CDS encoding ATP-dependent DNA ligase, with protein sequence MASRGSARVRLSHIEPMLATAGHLPSGPGWAAEVKWDGARAIAYVPEAAPVRLVGRHGADYTERFPEVAETLTELRGPLVLDGELVVMRNGVPSFTALQGRIHRTRPETVRAGASATPAVFVAFDLLHTGERSLLAEPYWQRRALLEGLELERPRLRVPPTWDSVSEAYGWTREHQLEGVIAKRADSPYRPGTRSRDWLKIKHLRTADVVIGGWLPGGPSGGTVRAVLVGVPVEPGRLLFVGSVGSGFSGPEQRALAAMLRRIASPVSPFTIGGGLGLPRGTEIRFTRPDLHAEVEFLELTDAGRLRQPVWRGLRG encoded by the coding sequence ATGGCCTCCCGAGGATCAGCGCGGGTCCGGCTGTCGCACATCGAGCCGATGCTGGCGACGGCCGGGCACCTGCCGTCCGGCCCCGGCTGGGCCGCGGAGGTGAAATGGGACGGCGCGCGCGCCATCGCCTACGTGCCGGAGGCCGCGCCAGTTCGGCTGGTCGGGCGCCACGGCGCCGACTACACCGAGCGGTTCCCCGAGGTGGCCGAGACGCTGACCGAGCTCCGCGGGCCCCTGGTCCTCGACGGAGAGCTGGTGGTAATGCGCAACGGCGTCCCGTCGTTCACCGCGCTGCAGGGCCGCATCCACCGCACGCGCCCGGAGACGGTACGGGCAGGAGCGTCGGCTACGCCTGCCGTGTTCGTCGCCTTCGACCTGCTACACACCGGGGAACGGTCTTTGCTCGCTGAGCCGTATTGGCAGCGGCGCGCACTGCTGGAGGGCCTCGAACTGGAGCGACCGCGCCTGCGCGTACCACCGACCTGGGACTCGGTGAGCGAGGCCTACGGGTGGACCCGGGAGCACCAGTTGGAGGGCGTCATCGCCAAGCGCGCGGACTCCCCCTACCGACCGGGCACACGGTCCCGGGACTGGCTCAAGATCAAGCACCTGCGGACGGCGGACGTCGTGATCGGCGGCTGGCTGCCCGGCGGCCCCAGCGGCGGGACGGTGCGGGCCGTCCTGGTGGGCGTCCCCGTCGAGCCCGGCCGACTGCTGTTCGTCGGTTCGGTCGGCTCCGGCTTCTCCGGGCCGGAGCAGCGCGCCCTGGCGGCCATGCTGCGTCGCATCGCCTCGCCAGTGTCCCCGTTCACCATCGGCGGCGGCCTGGGGCTGCCGCGCGGCACCGAGATCCGATTCACACGGCCGGACCTGCACGCCGAGGTGGAGTTCCTCGAGCTCACCGACGCCGGTCGACTCCGACAGCCGGTGTGGCGGGGCCTGCGTGGTTAA
- a CDS encoding tyrosine-type recombinase/integrase translates to MIQPQQLPALRPSATLSRPTATVGEEILNFLRAELGTVRLGRKRTDPVRWRIELMAELCDRETFQAVMSWLSSGKRQSQNTRRAYCDDIRFWAGFAAELGIAPFSLGCLSYEDVTAWRLLQEARGGSDRSVARRLSSLSSLHAYAARRGIACTNPVDSEDHRPTIDRHDTSTATPVLEVDELQAVVEASDDERDALVVTQLYTLAGRVTEMCALDVDKRIVRGRRAFLDLNRKGSKDRLLPLSPTVDELLELHVGERTSGPLLLDASGGRLDRHDVDRMLTRLGKRAGVLPGRDLTPHVLRASRITHMIDAKEPLAEIQAFADHADPATTIGYFTRRKAGERNARLVDDTEALFTQITARWIRH, encoded by the coding sequence ATGATCCAGCCTCAGCAGCTGCCCGCCCTGCGCCCCTCCGCGACGCTGTCGCGGCCGACCGCAACGGTCGGCGAGGAGATCCTGAACTTCCTGCGCGCCGAACTCGGCACCGTGCGGCTCGGCCGCAAGCGCACGGACCCGGTCCGCTGGCGGATCGAGCTCATGGCGGAGCTGTGCGACCGCGAGACCTTCCAGGCCGTCATGTCCTGGCTCTCCTCCGGCAAGCGCCAATCCCAGAACACCCGCCGGGCGTACTGCGACGACATCCGGTTCTGGGCCGGCTTCGCCGCCGAGCTCGGCATCGCCCCCTTCTCCCTGGGCTGCCTGAGCTACGAGGACGTCACCGCCTGGCGGCTGCTGCAGGAGGCCCGCGGCGGCTCCGACCGCTCGGTGGCCCGCCGGCTGTCCTCCCTGTCCTCGCTGCACGCCTACGCCGCCCGGCGGGGCATCGCCTGCACCAACCCGGTCGACTCCGAGGACCACCGGCCCACCATCGACCGGCACGACACCTCCACCGCCACCCCCGTACTGGAGGTCGACGAGCTGCAGGCCGTGGTGGAGGCCAGCGACGACGAGCGCGACGCCCTGGTCGTCACCCAGCTCTACACCCTCGCCGGCCGGGTCACCGAGATGTGCGCCCTGGACGTCGACAAGCGGATCGTGCGCGGGCGCCGGGCCTTCCTCGACCTCAACCGCAAGGGCTCCAAGGACCGCCTGCTGCCGCTGTCCCCGACCGTCGACGAACTCCTGGAGCTCCACGTCGGCGAGCGCACCAGCGGCCCGCTGCTCCTCGACGCATCCGGCGGACGCCTTGACCGGCACGACGTCGACCGGATGCTCACCCGGCTCGGCAAGCGCGCCGGCGTCCTGCCCGGCCGCGACCTCACCCCGCACGTCCTGCGCGCCAGCCGGATCACCCACATGATCGACGCGAAGGAGCCACTGGCCGAGATCCAGGCCTTCGCCGACCACGCCGACCCGGCCACCACGATCGGCTACTTCACCCGCCGCAAGGCCGGCGAACGCAACGCGCGCCTCGTCGACGACACCGAGGCCCTCTTCACCCAGATCACCGCCCGCTGGATCCGCCACTGA
- a CDS encoding transposase, with product MLTVVNVDGSTRDGSLLDEIVREGARRMLAAALEAEVNSYIAELAHEKDENGRRLVVRNGYHQPRKVTTAAGVIDVKALRVNDKRVDELAFYGYPAEHWIHLRTTNPIESTFATVRLRTKVTKGAGSRAAALAMVFKLVESAQARWRAVNGAHLVPLVRAGARFERGQLVERPKAVAA from the coding sequence GTGCTCACGGTAGTCAATGTCGACGGTTCGACGCGAGACGGCTCCCTGCTGGACGAAATCGTCCGTGAGGGCGCCAGGCGGATGTTGGCCGCCGCACTGGAGGCCGAAGTCAACTCCTACATCGCCGAGTTGGCCCACGAGAAGGACGAGAACGGACGCCGCCTGGTAGTCCGCAACGGCTACCACCAGCCCCGGAAGGTCACCACCGCTGCCGGCGTGATCGATGTCAAGGCCCTGCGGGTGAACGACAAGCGCGTGGATGAGCTGGCCTTCTACGGCTACCCCGCCGAGCACTGGATCCACCTGCGGACCACCAACCCGATCGAGTCGACCTTCGCCACCGTCCGCCTCCGCACGAAGGTCACCAAGGGCGCTGGCTCCCGCGCCGCCGCACTCGCCATGGTCTTCAAGCTCGTCGAGTCCGCCCAGGCCCGCTGGCGAGCCGTCAACGGTGCCCACCTCGTCCCGCTCGTCCGCGCCGGAGCCCGCTTCGAACGCGGCCAGCTCGTCGAACGCCCCAAGGCCGTGGCCGCGTGA
- a CDS encoding HAD family hydrolase has protein sequence MNRPAILIDIGGVLIPDHLTTAAAEWSTRLGITQRAFLAALFGGNDDKVLIGRTSEEAWWHIVRDRLGVGSDLIDAIRCDLASRESWDYALVEGLRSLRGSAKTAIVSNTWPQMRTRMANAGLLDMVDAIVLSCEVGYAKPDPRIYAAALQRVGARPAETLFIDDTPGHVATARSLGMTGHVHTSTGDTIARIQEFLQSPG, from the coding sequence GTGAACCGGCCCGCGATCCTGATCGACATCGGCGGCGTCCTCATCCCGGACCACCTCACCACAGCCGCTGCCGAGTGGAGCACCCGACTCGGGATTACCCAACGTGCTTTCCTCGCCGCGCTCTTCGGCGGAAACGATGACAAGGTCCTCATCGGCCGCACCAGCGAGGAGGCCTGGTGGCACATCGTCCGAGACCGGCTCGGCGTTGGCTCCGACCTGATCGACGCGATCCGATGCGATCTGGCGTCCAGGGAGAGCTGGGACTACGCCCTCGTCGAGGGCCTGCGCAGCCTCCGCGGCTCGGCGAAGACCGCCATAGTCAGCAACACCTGGCCACAGATGCGCACCAGAATGGCAAATGCTGGCCTCCTCGACATGGTCGATGCCATCGTCTTGTCGTGTGAAGTCGGGTACGCCAAGCCCGACCCCCGCATCTATGCTGCGGCCCTCCAACGGGTCGGCGCCCGTCCCGCAGAGACCCTCTTCATCGACGACACTCCAGGGCACGTCGCCACCGCAAGGTCACTCGGCATGACCGGTCACGTGCACACAAGCACCGGGGACACCATTGCCCGGATCCAGGAGTTCCTGCAGTCGCCGGGCTGA